A window from Nevskia ramosa DSM 11499 encodes these proteins:
- a CDS encoding membrane protein, with product MNRRDFTRAFAGLAGFTAFAGTAAADDPRNARNDVAAAKAKPAAAVDHSAHQGHAAAAAAPGRYAALATVYADCAARATECITHCQSVLATGDKSLGDCLKTALACQTTCTAVAQLARLNSDFAPALARDTVPVMKACLDTCRPHIEHHAICKACFDACESAIKAAQSI from the coding sequence ATGAACCGACGCGATTTCACACGAGCCTTTGCCGGCCTGGCCGGCTTCACCGCATTCGCCGGCACCGCCGCTGCCGATGATCCCCGCAACGCGCGCAACGATGTGGCGGCTGCCAAGGCCAAGCCCGCGGCAGCCGTCGACCACAGCGCCCATCAAGGCCATGCAGCCGCTGCTGCCGCGCCGGGTCGCTATGCCGCACTTGCCACGGTGTATGCCGACTGCGCCGCCCGCGCCACCGAATGCATCACCCATTGCCAGAGCGTGCTGGCCACCGGCGACAAGAGCCTCGGCGACTGCCTGAAGACCGCGCTGGCCTGCCAGACCACCTGCACCGCCGTCGCCCAACTCGCGCGCCTGAACTCGGATTTCGCGCCGGCCCTGGCCCGCGATACCGTGCCGGTGATGAAAGCCTGCCTCGATACCTGCCGTCCGCACATCGAGCATCACGCCATCTGCAAGGCTTGCTTCGATGCCTGCGAAAGCGCGATCAAGGCGGCCCAGTCCATCTGA
- a CDS encoding TlpA disulfide reductase family protein, with product MTGRFHRWRSSLLFAGLLLSTLDVQAIEVGHPAPGFTATLLDGTRFDLAAHRGEVVIVNFWATWCAPCREEMPAFEALQQAYRGQGLSIVAVSMDDPELRERVLKLAQGFSYPMAMAGDTKAAGYGRIWRLPISFVIDREGLLRVDGGIGARKAYDLHTLLDEIGPLLREPRPDAPR from the coding sequence ATGACCGGGCGATTCCACCGATGGCGCAGCAGCCTGCTGTTCGCCGGCCTGTTGCTGAGCACGCTCGATGTGCAGGCGATCGAGGTCGGCCATCCGGCACCCGGCTTCACGGCGACCTTGCTGGACGGCACGCGCTTCGATCTCGCCGCGCATCGTGGCGAGGTGGTCATCGTCAATTTCTGGGCGACCTGGTGCGCCCCCTGCCGCGAAGAAATGCCGGCCTTCGAAGCCTTGCAGCAGGCTTATCGCGGTCAGGGCCTGTCGATCGTCGCGGTCAGCATGGATGACCCCGAGCTGCGCGAACGGGTGCTGAAGCTTGCGCAAGGCTTCAGCTACCCGATGGCCATGGCCGGCGATACGAAAGCCGCCGGCTATGGCCGCATCTGGCGCCTGCCGATCAGCTTCGTGATCGATCGCGAGGGCCTGCTCCGTGTCGACGGCGGCATCGGCGCACGCAAGGCCTATGACCTGCATACGCTGCTGGACGAAATCGGGCCGCTGCTCCGCGAGCCGCGGCCCGATGCCCCGCGCTAG
- a CDS encoding PepSY-associated TM helix domain-containing protein, with translation MTVQDDSDTALRGSLYAQVWRWHFYAGLFAAPFLLILAITGAIYLFNDELNDLIYPELRFAASPAASLPPSRLVAAGNAAFVGGEVTRIDLPTEPGRTAQLFVRLPVGQPARRVFVDPATAQVLGSYVYTDTLVGFADVAHGSLLLGDVGDAIVELASCWAVVLIGTGLYLWWPRGRERIDGVLVPRLRTTGRRFWRDLHKVSGLYASALILFLLITGLPWATIWGDRFLRPISDALAIGYPRGDRHNGGARSHLPAATMGAVAGEVPWTLQKLPLPASQAPHTAAGHEEHMAAAIEQPAEALPPGIDLDTAVAILATHGFVEAYRLSLPQGLTGTYTAYTYPAQPEGQRNLHLDRYSGAVLAEAGFGDYGPLARLIEWGVAIHLGNYFGLANQLLMLLTCVFIVLLVATGLVMWWRRRPAGGLGAPRALAPLQLRNAALITLGLSLLFPLAGASLLGVLLIDALLRRIAATTTISEALP, from the coding sequence ATGACTGTGCAAGATGATTCCGATACCGCCCTGCGCGGCAGCCTCTACGCCCAGGTCTGGCGCTGGCATTTCTACGCCGGCCTGTTTGCCGCACCGTTCCTGCTGATCCTGGCGATCACCGGGGCGATCTATCTGTTCAACGATGAGCTGAACGATCTGATCTACCCGGAGCTGCGTTTCGCCGCCAGTCCAGCGGCCTCGCTGCCGCCGAGCCGACTGGTTGCAGCCGGCAATGCGGCGTTTGTCGGTGGCGAAGTCACGCGCATCGATCTGCCCACCGAACCGGGCCGCACCGCGCAGCTGTTCGTCCGCCTGCCCGTTGGTCAGCCGGCGCGCCGGGTGTTCGTTGATCCGGCTACTGCGCAGGTGCTGGGCAGCTACGTCTACACCGACACCCTGGTCGGCTTCGCCGATGTCGCACATGGCTCGCTGCTGCTGGGTGATGTCGGCGATGCGATCGTCGAACTCGCCTCGTGCTGGGCGGTGGTGCTGATCGGCACCGGTCTGTACCTGTGGTGGCCACGCGGCCGCGAACGCATCGACGGCGTGCTCGTGCCGCGCCTGCGCACCACGGGCCGGCGCTTCTGGCGCGATCTGCACAAGGTCAGCGGCCTGTATGCCTCGGCCCTGATCCTGTTCCTGCTGATCACCGGCCTGCCCTGGGCAACGATCTGGGGCGACCGGTTCCTGCGCCCGATCAGCGATGCGCTGGCGATCGGCTATCCGCGCGGGGATCGCCATAACGGCGGCGCGCGCAGCCACTTGCCTGCGGCGACGATGGGCGCCGTGGCCGGCGAGGTGCCGTGGACCTTGCAGAAGCTGCCGCTGCCAGCGTCACAGGCGCCACACACCGCCGCCGGACACGAGGAGCACATGGCGGCCGCGATCGAGCAGCCAGCCGAAGCCTTGCCGCCGGGCATCGATCTTGATACCGCCGTCGCCATCCTTGCCACGCACGGCTTCGTCGAGGCCTATCGCCTGTCCCTGCCGCAGGGGTTGACCGGCACCTACACGGCTTACACCTATCCCGCCCAGCCCGAAGGCCAGCGCAACCTTCATCTCGATCGCTACAGCGGCGCCGTGCTCGCGGAGGCCGGCTTCGGCGACTACGGGCCGCTGGCGCGGCTCATCGAATGGGGCGTGGCAATCCACCTCGGCAACTACTTCGGCCTGGCCAACCAGCTGCTGATGCTGCTGACCTGCGTGTTCATCGTGCTGCTGGTAGCGACCGGCCTGGTCATGTGGTGGCGACGCCGCCCAGCCGGCGGCCTCGGCGCGCCGCGCGCGCTGGCGCCCCTGCAATTGCGCAATGCGGCGCTGATCACCCTGGGCCTGTCGCTGCTGTTCCCGCTCGCAGGGGCCAGCCTGCTGGGGGTGCTGCTGATCGATGCGCTGCTGCGGCGGATCGCCGCGACGACGACCATATCGGAGGCACTGCCATGA